One Paracidovorax avenae ATCC 19860 genomic region harbors:
- the thiD gene encoding bifunctional hydroxymethylpyrimidine kinase/phosphomethylpyrimidine kinase — translation MNSKPLEPRPAASAVEGSRYVRVLSIAGSDSGGGAGIQADLKTFAALGCYGMTAITAITAQNTQGVRSIHGVPAAILRDQIDAVVEDIGVDAVKIGMLHAPEVAEVVADAIRRHALPHVVLDPVMVATSGDRLIAPDTVRVLVEALFPLATVVTPNLDEAGMLLGRAIQDEGAMEAAAQELLGLGAPAVLLKGGHLPGDALVDVLAVQGLAQHLRLRSARIPTRNGHGTGCTLSSAIAAHLALGSGLREAVAAAHAYVQAAITAGAPVRTGRGAGPLDHGHAPVAQRIQRDPAATGGAL, via the coding sequence ATGAATTCCAAGCCTCTCGAACCACGGCCGGCGGCGTCCGCCGTGGAAGGATCCCGCTACGTGCGCGTCCTGTCCATTGCAGGGTCTGACAGCGGGGGCGGGGCGGGCATCCAGGCCGACCTGAAGACCTTCGCCGCCCTGGGCTGCTACGGCATGACCGCCATCACGGCCATCACCGCCCAGAACACGCAGGGCGTACGCTCCATCCATGGCGTGCCCGCCGCCATCCTGCGCGACCAGATCGACGCGGTGGTGGAAGACATCGGCGTGGACGCCGTCAAGATCGGCATGCTGCATGCCCCCGAGGTCGCCGAGGTGGTGGCCGATGCGATCCGCCGGCACGCGCTGCCCCACGTGGTGCTCGATCCCGTCATGGTGGCCACCAGCGGCGACCGCCTCATCGCGCCGGACACCGTGCGCGTGCTGGTGGAGGCGCTGTTTCCGCTGGCCACGGTGGTGACGCCGAACCTCGACGAGGCGGGCATGCTGCTGGGCCGTGCGATCCAGGACGAGGGCGCCATGGAGGCCGCGGCGCAGGAACTGCTGGGCCTCGGCGCCCCGGCCGTGCTGCTCAAGGGCGGCCACCTGCCGGGCGACGCCCTGGTGGACGTGCTGGCCGTGCAGGGGCTGGCCCAGCACCTGCGCCTGCGGTCCGCGCGTATCCCGACGCGCAACGGCCATGGCACGGGCTGCACGCTGTCGTCCGCGATCGCCGCCCACCTGGCCCTCGGCAGCGGCCTGCGCGAAGCGGTGGCTGCCGCGCATGCCTACGTGCAGGCGGCGATCACGGCCGGTGCGCCGGTGCGCACGGGCCGCGGCGCCGGCCCGCTCGACCATGGGCACGCGCCCGTGGCGCAGCGCATCCAGCGCGATCCGGCCGCGACCGGGGGTGCCCTGTGA
- a CDS encoding TOMM system kinase/cyclase fusion protein yields MSLRAPDPGHIREAFSAQDALVQRYVLQDVIGTGSYGIVFSAAHRQTAQKVVLKFVRIDEDERLFKRFRREIAACARLHHPHIVQLLDEGVCGPFVFAVFEFVPGLTLRQLLQNQGALPAAEAGRLMLQVLDAMACAHDAGITHRDLKPENIMISASGLTSHAKVLDFGISTLLPGFGDALATQLTREGEYVGTPAYSSPEQLRGEAVTPQADLYAWGLIFLECLTGKVVTGESTAEIYQRQLSPQEFSLPQAIQGHPLAEVLRSALRKRCQDRAASARQLWERSAAVRLDDLVGILRTRPGAGPSAIAPTVAFGTPHEEKRQLTLLYCGVYFSDLPETADEEAAERQEMAQRSVLRRLIDVAVQRGGTLGGTLGTHFLVTLGYSSHAEADARLAAQISRELVRSAEDAGPEVRWQVRIGLHTGSVLIESGSVVPCRALDIAMRMEAAAADGQVVVSEAARQRLRHHARFVPQGGVRLPGAASEIPSFGMLPEEAARQPLREAVGRWRELLALRRRWRDAAAGRGRAVLVRGEAGIGKSCLSETFLSQVEGREGLVLRTACWPEQENSALAPMLALVRAQCGDPEAPDDAVVDRLSALLSAAGCDVERVLPIFCVWLSLQVGRHQVVDIAPALQKALLMEAAQRWLQAQARSAPVLLFVEDLHWADSATLEWLAALAGAMADQRWMLLLTARPEWEPALPMSGALQRLEVGRLGPAEAASMVRHVLAPRRVSQAVIDHVVARTDGVALFIQELARTLLETCLVERDGLWDFQEQADLKGIPITLRDSLESRFMQLGPAREVLRWASIWGRRFDAEWLPDCGMQDVEDSLRSLVDVGLLMPADAAGHYLFRHALIRDAAYDSMLATQRSHMHGVVATVILKRRPRVRDEEPGLLAHHYALARDFANAVPAGLAQLRMTQHRSLNDETITYSRTVEEWIDRLDEPDRWEPRLALDGYVLQALMNKYGWAHPQVEQRIEQSRGLVERDISVDLRVQHIWLMLTYHHVASHRAEVMRLSLQLEELARRQGDAGILVAACTWIGLAFYSEGRFEEAERYLSEAIDERHADASRHHAAQLGFDTVSWALAARSLVRWGAGHDALANEDGVRAVERARALAHIPSMGITMLYQALGYLGRQDVECARQVVDELIELSGRYGLPAFRGYAEVIRCWVAGDLAGADGMIEALWGIGCKYCQTYYRAFCAEILARQGRWADAAGRLEHCIELTRELDEGIYTAELWLQKAHCLLQDGARAEEAAACLRQAVQVAREGGKHRVEAQALSRLRHVDPASCTASDEERLQSLLGMRPELGAFVC; encoded by the coding sequence ATGAGTCTCCGCGCTCCGGACCCGGGGCACATCCGGGAAGCTTTCTCCGCGCAGGACGCGCTCGTGCAGCGCTACGTGCTGCAGGACGTGATCGGCACGGGCTCCTACGGCATCGTGTTTTCCGCGGCCCATCGCCAGACCGCCCAGAAGGTGGTGCTGAAGTTCGTCCGCATCGACGAGGACGAGCGCCTTTTCAAGCGGTTCCGGCGCGAGATCGCGGCCTGCGCCCGGCTCCACCATCCGCACATCGTGCAGCTGCTCGACGAGGGCGTGTGCGGACCGTTCGTTTTCGCGGTGTTCGAGTTCGTCCCGGGCCTGACGTTGCGGCAGTTGCTGCAGAACCAGGGTGCGCTGCCCGCGGCCGAGGCCGGCCGCCTCATGCTCCAGGTGCTGGACGCCATGGCCTGCGCGCACGATGCGGGGATCACGCACCGCGACCTCAAGCCCGAGAACATCATGATCAGCGCTTCGGGGCTGACCTCGCATGCCAAGGTGCTGGATTTCGGCATCAGCACGCTGCTGCCCGGCTTCGGCGACGCCCTGGCCACGCAGCTCACGCGCGAGGGTGAATACGTCGGCACGCCCGCCTACAGCTCGCCGGAGCAATTGCGCGGCGAAGCCGTGACCCCCCAGGCCGACCTCTATGCCTGGGGACTGATCTTCCTGGAGTGCCTCACCGGCAAGGTGGTCACTGGCGAATCCACCGCCGAGATCTACCAGCGGCAGCTGTCGCCCCAGGAGTTCAGCCTGCCCCAGGCGATCCAGGGCCATCCGCTGGCCGAGGTGCTGCGCAGCGCCCTGCGCAAGCGCTGCCAGGACCGGGCCGCCTCGGCGCGCCAGCTCTGGGAGCGCTCGGCCGCCGTGCGCCTGGACGACCTGGTGGGCATCCTGCGCACGCGCCCCGGCGCCGGCCCGAGCGCCATCGCGCCCACCGTGGCCTTCGGCACGCCGCACGAGGAAAAGCGGCAACTGACCCTGCTGTACTGCGGCGTCTATTTCTCGGATTTGCCCGAGACGGCCGACGAGGAGGCCGCGGAACGGCAGGAGATGGCCCAGCGCAGCGTGCTGCGCCGCCTCATCGATGTCGCCGTGCAGCGCGGCGGCACGCTGGGCGGCACCCTGGGGACGCATTTCCTGGTCACGCTCGGCTACTCCTCCCACGCCGAGGCCGATGCCCGCCTGGCCGCACAGATCTCCCGCGAGCTGGTGCGCTCGGCAGAGGATGCGGGCCCGGAGGTGCGCTGGCAGGTGCGCATCGGCCTGCACACGGGTTCCGTCCTGATCGAAAGCGGTTCGGTCGTGCCGTGCCGCGCGCTGGACATCGCCATGCGGATGGAGGCCGCGGCAGCCGATGGCCAGGTGGTCGTGAGCGAGGCGGCGCGCCAGCGCCTGCGCCACCATGCGCGCTTCGTGCCGCAGGGCGGCGTGCGCCTGCCGGGCGCCGCCTCGGAAATACCTTCCTTCGGCATGCTGCCCGAAGAAGCCGCGCGCCAGCCGCTGCGCGAAGCCGTGGGCCGGTGGCGCGAGCTGCTGGCGCTGCGCCGCCGCTGGCGGGACGCGGCCGCCGGGCGGGGGCGGGCGGTGCTGGTGCGCGGCGAGGCCGGCATCGGCAAATCCTGCCTGAGCGAAACCTTCCTGTCGCAGGTGGAGGGGCGCGAGGGGCTGGTCCTGCGCACGGCCTGCTGGCCCGAGCAGGAGAACAGCGCCCTGGCACCCATGCTCGCCCTGGTGCGCGCGCAGTGCGGCGATCCGGAGGCTCCCGACGACGCCGTCGTCGATCGCCTGTCGGCCCTGCTGTCCGCGGCCGGCTGCGACGTGGAGCGCGTGCTGCCGATCTTCTGCGTCTGGCTGTCCCTGCAGGTCGGCCGGCACCAGGTCGTGGACATCGCCCCCGCGCTGCAGAAGGCGCTGCTGATGGAGGCCGCGCAGCGCTGGCTGCAGGCGCAGGCGCGCTCCGCGCCGGTGCTGCTGTTCGTCGAGGACCTGCACTGGGCGGATTCCGCCACGCTGGAATGGCTGGCGGCGCTCGCGGGCGCCATGGCGGACCAGCGGTGGATGCTGCTGCTCACGGCCCGGCCCGAATGGGAGCCGGCCCTGCCCATGTCCGGCGCGCTGCAGCGGCTGGAAGTGGGACGCCTGGGGCCGGCCGAGGCCGCGTCCATGGTGCGGCACGTGCTGGCGCCGCGCCGGGTGTCGCAGGCGGTCATCGACCACGTGGTCGCCCGTACCGATGGCGTCGCGCTGTTCATCCAGGAGCTGGCGCGCACGCTGCTGGAAACCTGCCTGGTCGAGCGGGACGGCCTGTGGGACTTCCAGGAGCAGGCCGACCTGAAGGGCATCCCGATCACCCTGCGCGACTCGCTGGAAAGCCGCTTCATGCAACTGGGCCCGGCACGCGAGGTGCTGCGCTGGGCTTCCATCTGGGGGAGGCGGTTCGATGCCGAATGGCTGCCGGACTGCGGCATGCAGGACGTGGAGGACAGCCTGCGGTCCCTGGTGGACGTGGGGCTGCTCATGCCGGCGGATGCCGCGGGCCACTACCTGTTCCGGCATGCACTGATCCGCGACGCCGCCTACGACAGCATGCTGGCCACGCAGCGCTCGCACATGCACGGCGTGGTCGCCACGGTGATATTGAAGCGGCGCCCGCGCGTGCGCGACGAAGAGCCCGGCCTGCTGGCGCACCACTATGCGCTGGCCCGGGATTTCGCGAACGCGGTTCCGGCGGGGCTCGCCCAGCTGCGCATGACGCAGCACCGCTCGCTGAACGACGAGACCATCACCTACTCGCGCACGGTGGAAGAGTGGATCGACCGCCTGGACGAGCCCGACCGCTGGGAACCCCGGCTCGCGCTGGATGGCTACGTGCTGCAGGCGCTGATGAACAAGTACGGTTGGGCGCACCCCCAGGTCGAGCAGCGCATCGAGCAGTCCCGGGGGCTGGTGGAACGCGACATCTCGGTGGACCTGCGCGTGCAGCATATCTGGCTCATGCTCACCTACCACCACGTGGCGAGCCACCGCGCCGAGGTCATGCGCCTGAGCCTGCAGCTGGAAGAGCTGGCGCGCCGGCAGGGGGATGCGGGCATCCTGGTGGCGGCCTGCACCTGGATCGGGCTGGCGTTCTATTCCGAAGGCCGCTTCGAGGAGGCGGAGCGCTACCTTTCCGAAGCCATCGACGAGCGCCATGCAGATGCGTCTAGGCACCACGCCGCGCAGCTCGGCTTCGACACCGTATCGTGGGCGCTGGCCGCGCGGTCCCTGGTCCGCTGGGGCGCCGGCCACGACGCACTGGCGAACGAGGATGGCGTGCGTGCGGTGGAGCGCGCCCGGGCCCTCGCGCACATTCCCTCGATGGGGATCACCATGCTCTACCAGGCGCTGGGCTACCTGGGCCGGCAGGACGTCGAGTGCGCCCGCCAGGTGGTCGATGAGTTGATCGAGCTGTCCGGGCGCTATGGTCTGCCGGCCTTCCGCGGGTATGCCGAGGTCATCCGCTGCTGGGTGGCGGGCGACCTGGCCGGCGCCGACGGAATGATCGAGGCCCTCTGGGGTATCGGTTGCAAGTACTGCCAGACCTACTACCGGGCCTTCTGCGCGGAGATCCTGGCGCGGCAGGGCCGCTGGGCCGACGCCGCCGGCCGGCTGGAACACTGCATCGAACTCACCCGCGAACTGGACGAGGGCATATACACTGCGGAATTGTGGCTGCAGAAGGCCCACTGCCTGCTGCAGGACGGTGCGCGCGCCGAAGAGGCCGCCGCCTGCCTGCGCCAGGCCGTTCAGGTCGCCCGGGAGGGCGGCAAACACCGGGTAGAGGCACAGGCGCTGTCACGCCTGCGCCATGTGGATCCCGCATCCTGCACTGCCAGCGATGAAGAGCGGTTGCAGTCCTTGCTGGGTATGCGCCCCGAGCTCGGGGCTTTCGTGTGTTGA
- a CDS encoding BMA_0021/BMA_0022 family TOMM bacteriocin yields MSSIQQQPGDPLLEFRLAYLRAIAKSWYETDYRDRLLAQKDIQPQLAKDFGLKTIWPWLDVSLERSDNPLDQTLWKPELTAGWIGLDDAFEIVFPEAPSDRAAEALASYYQLFPTLMGATADITNEEHVPPGIVGGALPTGLGIPGGDPGSLLAFGGVVLRAIALAWQSKEFRDELLNPQCSDAAGLLSQWLGYNNPFNFSIRFTPNKALTWDAGKGHWNQLNPDGSKIKNRIVLNYPNAPEARDFWPISLTSYNNTGSAYPFTC; encoded by the coding sequence ATGAGTTCCATTCAGCAACAGCCCGGCGATCCCTTGCTGGAGTTCCGGCTGGCCTATCTGCGCGCCATCGCCAAATCCTGGTACGAGACCGACTACCGCGACCGCCTGCTCGCGCAGAAGGACATCCAGCCGCAGCTCGCCAAGGACTTCGGCCTGAAGACCATCTGGCCCTGGCTCGACGTGTCCCTGGAGCGCAGCGACAACCCGCTCGACCAGACCCTGTGGAAGCCCGAGCTGACCGCGGGCTGGATCGGCCTGGACGACGCCTTCGAGATCGTGTTCCCCGAGGCGCCCTCCGACCGGGCCGCCGAGGCGCTGGCCAGCTACTACCAGCTGTTCCCCACGCTCATGGGCGCGACCGCCGACATCACCAACGAGGAGCACGTGCCGCCCGGCATCGTGGGCGGCGCACTGCCCACCGGCCTGGGCATCCCGGGCGGAGACCCCGGTTCCCTGCTGGCCTTCGGCGGTGTGGTGCTGCGCGCCATCGCGCTCGCCTGGCAGTCCAAGGAGTTCCGCGACGAGCTGCTGAATCCCCAGTGCAGCGATGCGGCCGGCCTGCTGAGCCAATGGCTGGGCTACAACAACCCCTTCAACTTCTCCATCCGGTTCACGCCCAACAAGGCGCTGACCTGGGATGCCGGCAAGGGGCACTGGAACCAGCTCAACCCGGACGGCAGCAAGATCAAGAACCGCATCGTGCTGAACTATCCGAACGCACCGGAAGCCCGCGATTTCTGGCCGATCTCGCTCACGTCGTACAACAACACCGGCAGCGCCTACCCGTTCACCTGCTGA
- a CDS encoding class I SAM-dependent methyltransferase, whose protein sequence is MPAEGAAGLAGAWEALRGSSATLALTLSARASPLAREADAAWVDPWAAPLLALCPWDLRRAADDSALVRAVVVRSLAFDRMVLQACSERPVHAVASLGVGLCTRQGRLAPSLPGVEWIDADLPEVIALRRLLLPAVAAACPGQLVPGALQDSAWLDAMPWQDGRHFLVLLEGVAPYVPPADIRHLLERLAARARREGCGCRVVLDYLHPDFVPIAAWQAGPAMLPVVSGFRDAAALVEGSTGFRVLQECQTFGLFSEAHRRFEDEFRGRHGHVPYAVACLESAS, encoded by the coding sequence GTGCCAGCTGAAGGGGCGGCCGGCCTCGCCGGGGCCTGGGAGGCCCTGCGCGGCAGTTCCGCCACCCTGGCGCTCACCCTGAGCGCGCGGGCGTCCCCGCTGGCACGCGAGGCCGATGCCGCATGGGTGGATCCCTGGGCCGCGCCGCTGCTGGCGCTGTGCCCCTGGGACCTGCGCCGCGCGGCGGATGACTCCGCGCTGGTGCGGGCCGTGGTGGTGCGCAGCCTGGCCTTCGACCGCATGGTGCTCCAGGCCTGCTCCGAGCGGCCTGTCCACGCCGTGGCCAGCCTGGGCGTGGGGCTCTGCACGCGGCAGGGCCGGCTTGCGCCGTCCCTGCCCGGTGTCGAGTGGATCGATGCCGACCTGCCGGAAGTCATCGCCCTGCGGCGCCTGCTCCTGCCTGCCGTCGCGGCGGCATGCCCGGGCCAGCTGGTGCCCGGTGCCCTGCAGGACAGTGCGTGGCTGGACGCCATGCCCTGGCAGGACGGCCGGCACTTCCTCGTGCTGCTCGAAGGCGTGGCGCCCTATGTGCCCCCGGCGGACATCCGGCACCTGCTGGAGCGGCTCGCGGCGCGTGCGCGGCGCGAAGGCTGCGGCTGCCGCGTGGTGCTCGACTACCTGCATCCGGATTTCGTCCCGATCGCCGCCTGGCAGGCGGGCCCCGCCATGCTGCCGGTGGTCAGCGGTTTTCGCGATGCTGCTGCACTGGTGGAGGGGAGCACCGGCTTCCGTGTGCTGCAGGAATGCCAGACTTTCGGCCTGTTTTCCGAAGCGCACCGCCGGTTCGAGGACGAATTCCGCGGGCGCCATGGCCATGTGCCCTATGCCGTGGCCTGCCTGGAATCTGCCTCTTGA
- the xopAJ gene encoding XopAJ/AvrRxo1 family type III secretion system effector zeta toxin, with amino-acid sequence MPETSGNRPAIRLPAAPRGSDEIFGLGELPPPGQSRWDYLAHPQNWRPERRQLHDRLIGDAKTAAQDFAEVIERGGHPPTLFALRGNTAAGKTRMATQTIPVLANALKESGGAGCINPDIFKRSLAETPEGAKLTSAQVHAESCILADRLEDELRLQKTASGAAISMLVDKRLAGAHEIDAYIKLAQQTGRKIELCDIDAPLEQSLMGVLQRKHEGDAPRPPYVAVANGFSAVRGHRLDVIDKFLSNPTLGSYHLFGTTGNGSKAMVASVVNGELSIHDPQLYEAITDPQGARAGDSGDQIIDAALIDRLTKGIDDPARAMDARTALERYAGMTWSDALAAHSSLT; translated from the coding sequence GTGCCGGAGACATCGGGCAACAGGCCTGCGATCCGTTTGCCGGCCGCACCCAGGGGGTCGGACGAGATCTTCGGCCTGGGGGAACTCCCTCCTCCTGGCCAGTCCCGATGGGACTATTTGGCCCATCCTCAAAACTGGCGCCCCGAGCGGCGTCAATTGCATGACCGGCTGATCGGCGATGCGAAAACTGCAGCCCAGGATTTCGCCGAGGTGATCGAGCGCGGTGGCCACCCACCGACATTGTTCGCGTTGCGAGGCAATACGGCTGCGGGAAAGACACGCATGGCGACACAAACCATCCCCGTACTCGCCAATGCCCTCAAGGAGAGTGGCGGCGCCGGCTGTATTAATCCCGACATCTTCAAACGTTCGCTCGCAGAAACTCCAGAGGGAGCAAAACTTACCTCGGCGCAGGTACACGCCGAGTCGTGCATCCTCGCTGACCGGCTTGAAGACGAACTCCGATTGCAGAAGACCGCGAGCGGCGCGGCGATCAGCATGCTGGTCGATAAGCGACTGGCTGGAGCGCACGAAATCGACGCGTACATCAAGCTGGCTCAGCAGACCGGTCGCAAAATCGAGTTGTGCGATATTGATGCTCCACTCGAGCAGTCACTCATGGGCGTGCTGCAGCGCAAGCACGAAGGTGACGCCCCCCGGCCACCCTACGTTGCGGTTGCCAACGGATTCTCGGCGGTTCGCGGGCACCGGCTCGATGTCATCGACAAGTTTCTCTCGAACCCGACCTTGGGGAGCTATCATCTATTCGGCACTACCGGGAATGGCAGCAAGGCGATGGTTGCCAGCGTCGTCAACGGTGAACTGAGCATTCATGACCCTCAGTTATACGAGGCCATTACAGATCCCCAAGGTGCCCGGGCAGGCGATAGCGGCGATCAGATCATTGACGCTGCGCTGATCGACCGGCTGACCAAAGGTATAGACGACCCAGCGCGAGCCATGGATGCCCGCACCGCATTGGAGCGGTACGCGGGCATGACGTGGTCGGACGCTCTGGCCGCCCATAGTTCACTGACTTGA
- a CDS encoding TOMM precursor leader peptide-binding protein, with amino-acid sequence MPCWHPRFRAVQRPAALSATSIPSAPILVEEVGAFFLPFAESAILAHLVDGALAPAAWCAAGGDPRHLPGLLSAMEALARRGDLFARGAAPGGWAVPRVDAAPVHEEGDAGSVTWLVEPGALPAWRAAVDAAGGGAMAEVDLVLCEDYFDPRLAGEWERALQADRSRWWLPVRLGGAQSIAGPLLRPGGSGPCWHCFLHRLRRNSPGRAWLEREVPGSHGLVPLFSDPAGRALRWRQAQEAACRLLADAVPGRFAVLGNPQAPAGGEGDPEAWEAAPRRPQCPQCGDVGWMERQARQPVQLRDVQTLPGARGGSRTVPPEATVQAVQSSVGAWAGVVTECSPLPLAEAGAITVYRSAFHPAGPQEGGPVAARWCLGKGMTAAQAQASALCEAVERYAAGFQGDEAWTEACEDALPAPAFGPRSLVFVSDRQRARCGPGDDRVRRTLAHPAGAPLAWTPAWSLTRGAPCFLPLAHCYAGVPERWSRYGEWNSNGCAAGNCVEEAVLQGLLEVVERDATAIWWYNELAMPAFDLGRADPEHVGRVRSTLGSGWSFWALDLTHDVGIPVVAAVGRHADGDWALGFGCSLGADMACERALTELVQLVAVGKTLPGHWNGLRSASPQFLLPEGGDNHGIASSVRACAATGRRGGIREDIAACVEAARRCGLEVVVHDYSRPDLPLRTVKTTLPGACHIWPELANPRLSRVPVAMGWRDAAWDEGDLNPWPLYV; translated from the coding sequence GTGCCTTGCTGGCACCCCCGCTTCCGCGCGGTGCAGCGCCCTGCGGCCCTGTCCGCCACGTCCATCCCCTCCGCCCCGATCCTGGTCGAGGAGGTAGGCGCGTTTTTTCTGCCCTTCGCGGAGTCGGCCATCCTCGCGCATCTGGTGGACGGTGCACTGGCCCCCGCGGCCTGGTGCGCGGCCGGTGGCGATCCGCGGCACCTGCCCGGCCTGCTGTCGGCGATGGAGGCGCTGGCGCGCCGCGGTGATCTGTTCGCGCGCGGTGCAGCTCCCGGTGGCTGGGCCGTTCCCCGCGTGGATGCCGCGCCGGTGCATGAAGAGGGCGACGCCGGCAGCGTGACCTGGCTGGTGGAGCCCGGCGCGCTGCCTGCCTGGCGTGCTGCGGTGGATGCCGCTGGTGGAGGCGCCATGGCGGAAGTGGACCTCGTGTTGTGCGAAGACTATTTCGATCCCCGGCTGGCGGGGGAGTGGGAGCGCGCTCTCCAGGCGGACCGGTCGCGCTGGTGGCTACCCGTGCGCCTGGGCGGCGCGCAGTCCATCGCCGGCCCCCTGCTGCGCCCGGGCGGGTCCGGGCCGTGCTGGCACTGCTTCCTGCACCGCCTGCGGCGCAACAGTCCAGGGCGCGCCTGGCTGGAGCGGGAGGTTCCGGGCTCGCACGGGCTGGTGCCCCTGTTCAGCGACCCGGCGGGCCGGGCGCTGCGCTGGCGCCAGGCGCAGGAAGCCGCGTGCCGCCTGCTGGCCGATGCCGTGCCCGGGCGGTTCGCCGTGCTCGGCAACCCCCAGGCGCCGGCCGGAGGTGAGGGTGATCCGGAAGCATGGGAGGCGGCGCCGCGGCGGCCCCAATGCCCGCAGTGCGGGGATGTCGGGTGGATGGAGCGACAGGCCCGGCAGCCCGTGCAGTTGCGTGATGTGCAGACCTTGCCGGGCGCGCGGGGCGGCTCCCGCACGGTACCGCCTGAAGCCACGGTCCAGGCCGTGCAGTCCTCCGTCGGCGCGTGGGCCGGCGTGGTGACGGAGTGCTCGCCGCTGCCCCTGGCGGAAGCCGGTGCCATCACGGTCTATCGCAGTGCCTTCCATCCGGCCGGCCCGCAGGAAGGCGGCCCGGTGGCGGCGCGCTGGTGCCTCGGCAAGGGCATGACCGCCGCCCAGGCGCAGGCGAGTGCGCTGTGCGAGGCGGTGGAGCGCTACGCCGCGGGTTTCCAGGGCGACGAAGCCTGGACCGAGGCGTGTGAAGACGCGCTGCCCGCTCCCGCCTTCGGGCCGCGCTCCCTGGTGTTCGTGAGCGACCGGCAGCGTGCGCGATGCGGCCCGGGGGACGACCGCGTCCGGCGCACCCTGGCCCATCCTGCCGGGGCGCCGCTGGCCTGGACCCCCGCCTGGTCCCTCACGCGCGGGGCGCCGTGCTTTCTGCCGCTCGCCCACTGTTATGCGGGCGTACCCGAGCGCTGGTCCCGCTACGGCGAGTGGAACTCGAACGGCTGCGCCGCCGGCAACTGCGTGGAGGAGGCCGTCCTGCAGGGCCTGCTGGAGGTGGTCGAGCGCGATGCCACGGCGATCTGGTGGTACAACGAACTGGCCATGCCCGCGTTCGATCTCGGCCGTGCAGACCCGGAGCACGTCGGCCGCGTGCGCTCCACACTCGGCAGTGGCTGGAGCTTCTGGGCGCTGGACCTGACCCACGATGTCGGCATCCCGGTGGTGGCTGCCGTGGGCCGCCACGCCGATGGCGACTGGGCGCTGGGCTTCGGGTGCAGCCTGGGCGCCGACATGGCCTGCGAGCGGGCCTTGACGGAACTGGTGCAGCTGGTGGCGGTGGGCAAGACCCTGCCCGGGCACTGGAACGGCCTGCGCAGTGCATCCCCGCAGTTCCTCCTGCCGGAAGGAGGGGATAATCACGGCATCGCGTCTTCCGTCCGCGCCTGCGCGGCAACGGGCCGGCGCGGCGGCATCCGTGAGGACATCGCGGCCTGCGTGGAGGCGGCCCGGAGGTGCGGCCTGGAAGTGGTGGTGCACGATTACTCGCGCCCGGACCTTCCGCTGCGCACGGTCAAGACCACGCTTCCCGGCGCCTGCCATATCTGGCCGGAACTCGCGAATCCCCGCCTGTCGCGCGTACCCGTGGCGATGGGATGGCGCGATGCCGCGTGGGACGAGGGCGACCTCAACCCCTGGCCCCTCTACGTCTGA
- a CDS encoding FHA domain-containing protein — translation MLRPLHTFGRHPDSCRTVLQEADVSKLHAIVRWSGMRWEVADQSRNGTLLDNARLQPAHWHGLAEGSEIRFGASAAAVWTLVDASPPRTGLWPLGGEPVLRVLDIQENLLPHASAAESNVFQSEGRWWWDRMDQVQPLLDGHIVQAGGQRWEFVLCEDLGATQDVPRMPSAAALPAPLFDFDVSQDEEHVCLDIQLGGQSLSLGERIHHYTLLTLARQRLQDAGRDVPMASQGWLAIDALARMLGVDVPYLNIQLFRARRQVQNTLGAAGDTVSVVERRRGEVRFGDYAFRIRKGGRLEGERPGARP, via the coding sequence GTGCTCCGTCCCCTGCATACCTTCGGCCGGCATCCGGATTCGTGCCGCACGGTACTGCAGGAGGCCGATGTATCCAAGCTCCATGCCATCGTGCGCTGGTCCGGCATGCGCTGGGAGGTTGCCGACCAGAGCCGCAACGGCACCCTGCTGGACAATGCGCGGCTGCAGCCCGCGCACTGGCACGGCCTGGCGGAGGGCTCCGAAATCCGCTTCGGCGCTTCCGCCGCGGCCGTGTGGACCCTGGTGGATGCCTCGCCGCCCAGGACCGGCCTCTGGCCGCTCGGGGGCGAACCCGTGCTGCGGGTGCTGGACATCCAGGAAAACCTGCTGCCCCATGCCTCCGCGGCCGAATCCAACGTGTTCCAGTCCGAAGGGCGCTGGTGGTGGGACCGCATGGACCAGGTGCAGCCCCTGCTGGACGGCCACATCGTCCAGGCGGGCGGCCAGCGCTGGGAGTTCGTGCTCTGCGAGGACCTGGGTGCCACGCAGGACGTGCCGCGCATGCCGTCCGCTGCGGCGCTGCCGGCCCCGCTGTTCGATTTCGACGTGAGCCAGGACGAGGAGCATGTCTGCCTCGACATCCAGCTGGGCGGCCAGTCGCTGTCCCTGGGCGAGCGCATCCACCACTACACCCTGCTCACGCTCGCGCGCCAGCGACTGCAGGATGCCGGGCGGGACGTTCCCATGGCCAGCCAGGGCTGGCTGGCCATCGACGCCCTGGCGCGCATGCTGGGGGTCGACGTGCCGTACCTGAACATCCAGCTGTTCCGGGCGCGGCGGCAGGTCCAGAACACCCTGGGTGCCGCGGGCGACACGGTCTCCGTGGTGGAGCGGCGCCGCGGGGAAGTGCGGTTCGGCGACTATGCCTTCCGCATCCGCAAGGGTGGCCGCCTCGAAGGCGAACGGCCCGGAGCCCGGCCATGA